Proteins encoded by one window of Ictidomys tridecemlineatus isolate mIctTri1 chromosome 7, mIctTri1.hap1, whole genome shotgun sequence:
- the Rrs1 gene encoding ribosome biogenesis regulatory protein homolog, producing MEGQSVEALLAKAEQEEAEKLQRITVHKELELEFDLGNLLASDRNPPTVLRQAGPTPEAELRALARDNTQLLINQLWQLPTERVEEALVARLPEPTTRLPREKPLPRPRPLTRWQQFARLKGIRPKKKTNLVWDEVSGQWRRRWGYKRARDDTKEWLIEVPGSADPLEDQFAKRIQAKKERVAKNELNRLRNLARAHKMQLPSAAGLHPTGHQSKEELGRAMQVAKISTASVGRFQERLPKEKAPRGSGKKRKFQPLFGDFAAEKKNQLELLRVMNSKKPQLDVTRATNKQMREEDQEEAAKRRKMSQKGKRKGNRQGPGGKRKGGPPSQKGKRKGNLGGKMHSGPPGLGGKRKGGQHQGGKRRK from the coding sequence ATGGAGGGCCAGAGCGTGGAGGCACTGCTGGCAAAGGCGGAGCAGGAAGAGGCAGAGAAGTTGCAACGCATCACAGTGCACAAGGAGCTGGAGCTGGAATTTGACCTGGGTAACCTGCTGGCTTCCGACCGCAACCCCCCGACTGTGCTGCGCCAGGCGGGACCCACGCCGGAGGCCGAGCTGCGGGCCTTGGCACGGGACAATACGCAGCTGCTCATCAACCAGCTGTGGCAGCTGCCCACGGAGCGCGTGGAAGAGGCGCTGGTGGCCCGGCTGCCGGAGCCCACCACGCGCCTGCCGCGTGAGAAGCCGCTCCCACGGCCGCGGCCGCTTACACGCTGGCAGCAGTTCGCGCGCCTTAAGGGCATCCGTCCCAAGAAGAAAACCAATCTAGTGTGGGACGAGGTGAGCGGCCAGTGGCGGCGGCGCTGGGGCTACAAGCGCGCCCGGGATGACACCAAGGAATGGCTGATCGAGGTTCCCGGTAGCGCCGACCCCCTAGAAGACCAGTTCGCCAAGCGGATTCAGGCCAAGAAGGAACGCGTAGCCAAGAACGAGCTGAACAGGCTGCGTAATCTGGCCCGTGCGCACAAGATGCAGCTGCCCAGCGCGGCCGGCTTGCACCCTACGGGACACCAGAGTAAGGAGGAGCTGGGCCGCGCTATGCAAGTGGCCAAGATCTCCACCGCCTCTGTGGGGCGCTTCCAGGAGCGCCTCCCCAAGGAGAAGGCTCCTCGGGGTTCAGGCAAGAAGAGGAAGTTTCAGCCCCTTTTTGGGGACTTCGCAGCCGAGAAAAAGAACCAGTTGGAGCTACTTCGAGTCATGAACAGCAAAAAGCCTCAGCTGGATGTGACGAGAGCCACCAACAAGCAGatgagagaagaggaccaggagGAGGCCGCCAAGAGGAGAAAAATGAGCCAGAAGGGCAAGAGAAAAGGGAACCGGCAGGGTCCAGGAGGCAAGAGGAAAGGCGGCCCGCCCAGCcagaaggggaagagaaaaggaaatttggGAGGCAAGATGCATTCCGGGCCACCTGGCTTGGGTGGCAAGAGAAAAGGCGGACAGCAccaaggaggaaagaggaggaagtaA